In the Bdellovibrionales bacterium CG10_big_fil_rev_8_21_14_0_10_45_34 genome, AAATTTTGAAAATGTTCACACATCTATGCGAAAAAAGGTGCCTTTTGGAATCGCCCAAATCGGCAAAGCCTTTCGAAATGAAATTACTCCTGGCAACTTTACATTCCGCACACGTGAATTTGAACAGATGGAGATGCAATTTTTCGTCAAGCCAGGTGCCGATGAAAAATGGATGGATTACTGGAAGCAAGCTCGCCAGGATTTTTATCTCAGCCTAGGATTTCGTAAAGAGAATCTCAGGTTCCATGCCCACACCGAAAAGGAACTAGCGCATTACGCGAAGAGTGCCTTCGATATTGAGTTTCAGTTTCCGATGGGTTGGCAAGAGCTCGAGGGCATTCATAATCGATCCGACTTCGATTTGAGCCAACACCAAAAATTCTCGGGTAAGAATCTTGAGTACTTTGAAGAGGCCACCAAAGAAAAATTCTTGCCGTACATTATAGAAACCTCGGCGGGCTGCGACCGTTTCGTGCTTGCGGCACTTTGCGATTCTTACCGGGTAGAAATCACAGAAACCGACGGGAAAAAAGACGAACGAATTGTTCTCGGTTTACATCCCCAGTTGGCTCCAGTTAAAGCGGCAGTGTTTCCGCTTTCAAAAAAGCCTGAGCTTCAGGAGCTTTCTGAAAAGATCTTCGGAAGGCTAATGAAAAAATGGGTCTGCCAGTACGACGAATCTGCCAGTATCGGCAAACGCTATAGAAGACAAGACGAGATCGGAACCCCACTTTGCATCACGGTAGACTTTGACTCTTTAACCGATAACAAAGTCACAGTGAGAGAAAGAGACTCAATGAAGCAAGACCGGGTGTCTATTGATTCATTAGAAGCTTATATGTCAGACAAACTTGTTGATCTGGCAAATGCGAGAGCAGCGGCAACGAGTTAAATTGGAAGTGGCGCTTAAAGTGGCACTTTAAGGGGGAGGCATGGAGTTGGACTTGAGCGAGCAAATCAAATCACCCGTTAAAGCAAACAAGAATATCTATCGTTTTGGTGGTGGCCGAGCTGATGGCACAGCAAAAATGAAAAATCTATTGGGCGGTAAAGGGGCCAATCTTGCAGAGATGGCCGGTCTTGGTATTCCTGTTCCGCCCGGCTTTACAATTACAACCGAAATCTGCACCGAGTTTCTAAATCTAGGGAGACTTCCTGATCACATTAAAAATGAAGTGAAGTCGTCAGTGAGCGAAGTTGAAAAAATCGTAGGTAAGTCGTTTGCGTCTACTGTAAATCCGCTTCTGCTAAGTGTGCGCTCCGGGGCCCGAGCAAGTATGCCGGGTATGATGGACACGATTTTAAACTTGGGGCTTAACGCCTCTACCGTAGAAGCGCTCGCCAGCGCGACGAACAATCCGCGATTCGCTTGGGACTCGTATCGGCGCTTTGTTCAAATGTATGCGAATGTTGTTATGGGGTATTCGTCTAGCCACTTAGAAATTCATTTGGAAGATCTGAAACACCTCAAAGGCGTCGAATTAGATAGTGAGCTTTCAGTCGATGATCTAAAAACTCTGGTTTCAAAGTACTTAAGTGATATTGCCATGAATACAGCCCAAAAATTCCCTGAAGATCCATGGGACCAGCTATGGGGCGCGATAGAAGCGGTCTTTAAAAGTTGGCAGACTCCGCGGGCGAAAACCTATAGAAAGCTTCATGATATCCCTGACACATGGGGCACTGCTGTCAACGTGCAGGCAATGGTTTTTGGAAACATGGGCGAGACTTCGGCCACAGGAGTTGCCTTCACAAGAAATCCATCGACAGGAGAAAAGGCCCTTTACGGAGAATTTCTTATCAATGCACAGGGCGAAGATGTAGTTGCCGGCCTTAGAACTCCAAACCCGCTTTCTGGAGCCGTCTCTCACTCAATGGAGTCTCAGCTTCCTGCGGCCTTTCAAGAATTTGTTGATATCGCCAATAAACTCGAGACTCATTACCGCGATATGCAAGACTTGGAGTTTACAATTGAGAACTCGCGTCTTTGGATGCTGCAAACGCGAACAGGCAAAAGAACAGCCCAGGCCTCTTTAAGAATTGCTTGCGAACTTCTGGATGAAGGAATTATTTCCGAGAAAGAAGCTCTTTTGCGAATAGATCCAGGGAGTTTAGATCAACTTTTGCACCCAACGCTCGACCCGAAGGCGACAAAAAAATTACTTGCGAAAGGTCTTCCTGCTAGCCCCGGAGCTGCTAGCGGACCAATTGTGTTTACAAGTGAAAGCGCAGAAGAATACGAGATTCACCATGGTAAGAAACCCATCCTCGTGCGTGTTGAAACTTCGCCAGAAGATATTGGCGGAATGGTTGCTGCAGCCGGCATATTGACAAGCCGAGGAGGGATGACCTCCCACGCGGCAGTTGTCGCGCGTGGCATGGGCAAATGCTGCGTGGCTGGTTGTTCAGACATTCTTATTGATGAGAGGCAAAAAACTCTCATCGTAAAAGGTCACAAGTTTACTGAGTTTGACGTGATCACACTTGATGGTTCTACCGGAGAAGTCTTTATGGGTTCTGTTCAAACCGTTGAGCCGCTGTTGAGCGAACACTTTGATCGCGTTATGAAGATGGCTGACGGTGCGCGAAGAATGTCGGTAAGAGCAAATGCTGATACTCCTAAGGATGCAAAAGTTGCGAGAGATTTTGGCGCGAGTGGAATAGGGCTTTGCCGTACGGAGCACATGTTCTTTGATCCGGAGCGTATCGATGTTGTTCGGCAGATGATACTTTCAGAAACAACCGACGAGAGAATAGAGGCTCTTGAAAAGCTACTTCCTATGCAAGAGGCAGATTTTTACGAGATTTTTAAGGTCATGGACGGTTTACCGGTCACGATACGTTTGCTAGATCCGCCGCTTCATGAGTTTTTGCCTCAATCTGAAAAAGAAGCAATGGAGCTTGCAGAGAGACTTCAAGTAAAACCCGAAGTACTTCGCAATAAGGTGCAGCAGCTTCATGAGTTCAATCCGATGTTGGGGCACCGCGGGTGTCGCCTTGCTGTGACTTTTCCTGAGATTTATGAAATGCAGGTAAGAGCCATCGCGCGCGCAGCAATAAGAAACGTCAAAGAGGGGCGCACACTCAGCCCTGAAATTATGATTCCTTTGATATTAAGCTCCAAAGAGCTTCAGATTATTCGTGAGCTCGTGGACGCTCAGATGACTCAAGAAATGAACCAAAGCGGAGTAAAATTTGAATATCTCGTCGGAACGATGATTGAGCTTCCGAGAGCAGCACTTGTCGCTGATAAAATTGCTGAGTTCGCAGACTTTTTTAGTTTTGGAACGAATGATTTAACCCAAACTACATTAGGCATCTCGAGAGACGATGTGGGGCGGTTTTTGAACTCCTATCTTGAAAAGGGGCTTTTTGAAAAGGATCCTTTTTCGAGTATTGATCAGGGCGGCGTTGGCCAACTTGTCGAGATCGGATTCAAACGGGGGCGCCAAACGAAAAATCAGCTTAAGGTCGGAGTTTGCGGCGAACACGGGGGAGATCCGGCAAGTATCGCATTCTTTGAAAAAGTGGGGTTGGATTACGTCTCGTGCTCGCCATTTCGTGTGCCGATAGCTCGTATAGCAGCGGCCCGCGCCACGCTTAAGTGAAAAGGTACAAAAGGTACGGAGTCACTTGCAAAAGGTACGGAGTCACTTGTGGGACTTAACGCGTTAAAACACGGTCAAAAATGTCGATGAAACTCTACTTTTTAAGTTGGGTAATTCAAGACTTTGTAGAATAATTTTGGCTTTGGCGCCTCTAGCGAGGCATTTCGGCATGTAATGGTGTCGTGAGAAGGTGGTAGCGCTTTGAGAATCAAGAAATTAGAGTTGATAGGCTTTAAGTCCTTTAAAGATAGAACTGTTATCCAATTTGATGCAGGTATTACAGGAATCGTTGGGCCCAACGGTTGCGGCAAGTCCAATATTATCGATGCACTTATTTGGGTCATGGGCGAGCAATCAGCAAAACATCTTCGCGGCTCTAGTATGGAGGATGTGATCTTTGGCGGAGCCGAAGGGCACCCGGCATCGGGCTTTGCCGAAGTTTCGCTTGTTCTAGAAAACGAGGGTGGCCCGTTCCCGGCAAAGTACTCCCACTTAACCGAAGTGCAAATCACAAGAAGGCTTTCAAGAAGCGGGGAGTCTGACTATTTGATCAACCGCGAAGCGGCTAGGCTGAGAGATATTCAAGAAGTTTTTATGGACACTGGAGCCGGTGCCAAAGGGTTCAGTATTATCGAGCAGGGCGCCATCGGTAAGATCATCACGGCCAAACCTGACGACCGCAGAACTCTTATTGAAGAAGCTGCTGGGATCACAAAATTTAAAGTGCGAAAACGCGAGAGCCAAAGAAAGCTCCAAGCGACAGATCAAAATCTCGTTCGCCTCAATGACATTGTGGGTGAACTGAAGAGGCAAATCGATAGCTTGCAGCGCCAAGCAAAAAAAGCAGAGCGGTACCGAGAGGTAAAGCAAGAGATTGAAAAATTAGAACTCAAGCTCGCCTCAGAAAAATTTAGAGAACTCAACGCTATACTCAATGATTCTGAGAGCATTCTTGTAGAGTCAGAAGATCAAGAGGGCCAAGTAAAGACTCAAGTGGAGTCACTTGCTGCCAAACTTGAAGAACTCAAACTGTCTTTGCTTGAAAGAGAGAAGAATCTTGAAACAGCGCAAGCTATTTTTCACGATTTTCAGCTGCAGGTTCAAAAGAAGGAGAGCGAGATACAGCGCCTTGGATTTGAGGTAGAGCAGGCTCAGCGCCAAGAGATCATGCAAGACAGTCTTCGCAGCGACCTGTTAAAGAAACAAAAGGATTACGAGGCTTCTAAGGCGCAACTTTACCAAACCTTGTCAGAAACGACGGAGATTCTTGAGGGCGCCAATGCTCGATTTGATGCGATTAAGTTAGAGGTAGAAGAAGCAGAGAGCAAAACCCAAGAGCTGGACGATGACCTCACAACTAAGCGCCGTGAACTCATGACATTGGGGCAAGGTGAAACGCAGTTTAAACTTCAAATCGAAAACGCAAATGAAAAAATACAAGAGCTTGAGCAAAGACTCAGGGACGCCGCCGGAGTTGCAGGAGAGATCGATCAAAAGCTTCAGGTAGCTCAGAATCGAAAGAATGAGCTGATAACCCAAAACAGCACTCAAGTTTCTAGTTTAGCTGAAGTCAATGTAGATAGAGAGGCAAAGAGCTCACAAAAGCTCGATAAAGAACTCGACATTGAACAAAGTGAACGTGAGCTAACTGCCATGCGATCACAGTTAACGGAAGTTGCTGGTAAGCTTTATGGTTTAGAAAATCTTCAACAAGGATTTGAAGGCTTTGAAGAAGGCGTAAAGGCGCTCTTGTTGTGGAGACGCTCTGAAATAGAAAAACACCCCGATGGCGGGCTCTCTTCATTTCGGCCGGTAACAGAAATCATAGAAGTGCCCGAAAATCTTGAGTTGGCTATGGAAGCAGCCCTTGGCACACGAATTCAAAGTGTTATCACAACCGATTCAGCAGATTTAAAGAATGCCGTCGGTTTCTTAAAAAACCAGCAATCAGGTAGAGGATTATTTGCTTCAAAAGAGTGGATGAGTGAACGCGGCCATACTTTGGCGGCACAAAGCGATGAGCTTTGGCAAAAGGCGACGGCAGAAGATGGTGACCTTTCAAAGGGTCTACGATTAGTTGATTCCGTAAAAGCGAATCAAGAATATGCTCCGCTGATCAAAAGTTGGCTGGGGCGAGTTGTTGTCGTTGACACTCTTGAAGAAGCGCTTGAAGGCAGCAAAAAGCACGCCGAGTTCACGTATGTGACTTTCGATGGCGATGTTGTTGAAGCTAGCGGAGTTGTCATCGGCGGAGCGAAAGAAGCTGCTGATTCGGGAGCGCTTAAGCGAAAACGCGAAGTGCGAGAGCTATCTCTGAAGAAGCAAGAGCTATCTGCTAAAGCGGCTCTGATAGAAGAAGTTATTCGAAAACAAAAAGAAGAGCTCTCCACTCTCAGCACAGAGATGGAAGTTTTGAGTGATAAGAAGCGAAAGCTTGAGATTGAGGTTGAGCACGGCGGGCGCGAAATTGAGCGAGCCAATATCGAGATCGACCAAGTAACTAGAGCGGTTGAGCGACAAGCAAAAGAGGTCACACAGCTTACTGAGCAAGTGAACTCCACTCAAGCCAAGATCGCAGACTGGCAGCAGAGGCTTGCGGAGATTCTAGCCCGAAAGGTTGAACTTGAAACACACTGCCAGAGTCTTGAGGTCGAGTATCTCTCTGAAAGAGATCGACTTGATGAGCTGAAGGACAAGTCAACAAATGCCCAAGTAGAGTTTGTAGAAAAGAAAGAGCGAAATGATGCCGCTAAACGCCAGCTTGAAACGGTTGAACGGGATTTGAGTGAAGTCACTGAGCGACTCGGTAGCATGATTGAGCAGAGTGAGAAGAACCGTGAGTCAGCGACGGATCATGAGATTGCTCTTCGAGAAACTCGAACTTTGCTGCATCAGCTTATTGATGAGGCGCAGGCTCAGCAGTTAAGAGTGAGTTCTTTAAAGAATGACTTCGAAACCCTCTCTTCAGAAATCCGCTCTAAAGATAGTGAGCTCAGTCAGCTGCGAAGTTCTCATTCGGAGTGGTTAACTCGTCTCAACGATTCCAAATTCAAAGCCGAGCAAGCCAGAATGAATCTTGCAAACATTCGTGAGCAGATTCTAGAAAAGTATGTGCTTGAGCTTGAGCAAATCGAAGCGCAGTACTGCATCGACGAATCAGAGACACTGGATTTATTAAAAGAGAAACTAGAGGAGCTCAAAGACCGCGCACGCAAGATGGGCGAGGTAAATCTTTCTTCGATTACAGAGTATGAAGAGGTTTCTGCGCGATATGAGTTTTTAATAAAACAGCAGCAAGATTTGAATGATGCAAAAGAGCAGCTTCGCAAGGTTATTGACCGAATCAACCGAATTTGCTCAAGAAGATTTAAAGAAACATTTGAGGCTGTGAATGAGAGATTTCAACGCGTGTTTCCAGTTCTTTTTGGTGGCGGTGAGGCCCAATTAATACTTATTGAGAACGAAGTAAGCGGCGAAATGGGCATAGATATCATAGCGAAACCTCCGGGCAAGAAACCACAAAGTGTGACGCTCTTGAGCGGTGGCGAAAAAGCACTCACAGCGGTTTCTTTGATTTTCTCGATCTTTCTTGTTAAGCCTTCTCCTTTTTGTTTGCTTGACGAGGTGGATGCACCGCTAGATGATGCGAACGTTTATCGCTTTGGTGATCTTGTGAGAGAGATGGCCAAGAGAAGCCAAATTATTGTGATCACGCATAATAAGCACACTATGGAGATTAACGAGAAACTCTACGGTGTGACTCAAGAGGAACGTGGGGTTTCTAAGATGGTCTCCGTTTCTTTGCAGCAGGCCCAAGAAGTCATCGCATAAATAAACCTTTAGGGAGCCGAAA is a window encoding:
- a CDS encoding glycine--tRNA ligase, coding for METRYLEDLQILVSLCKRRGFVFPSSEIYGGINACWDYGPLGAELKLNVKKVWWESMTRRADVVGLDAAILMAPMVWKASGHVDTFSDPMVDCKKCKLRFRADKIDLKNPPCKEKCGGEFLTEPRNFNLMFKTYMGPLEDASSIVYLRPETAQGIYVNFENVHTSMRKKVPFGIAQIGKAFRNEITPGNFTFRTREFEQMEMQFFVKPGADEKWMDYWKQARQDFYLSLGFRKENLRFHAHTEKELAHYAKSAFDIEFQFPMGWQELEGIHNRSDFDLSQHQKFSGKNLEYFEEATKEKFLPYIIETSAGCDRFVLAALCDSYRVEITETDGKKDERIVLGLHPQLAPVKAAVFPLSKKPELQELSEKIFGRLMKKWVCQYDESASIGKRYRRQDEIGTPLCITVDFDSLTDNKVTVRERDSMKQDRVSIDSLEAYMSDKLVDLANARAAATS
- a CDS encoding pyruvate, phosphate dikinase → MELDLSEQIKSPVKANKNIYRFGGGRADGTAKMKNLLGGKGANLAEMAGLGIPVPPGFTITTEICTEFLNLGRLPDHIKNEVKSSVSEVEKIVGKSFASTVNPLLLSVRSGARASMPGMMDTILNLGLNASTVEALASATNNPRFAWDSYRRFVQMYANVVMGYSSSHLEIHLEDLKHLKGVELDSELSVDDLKTLVSKYLSDIAMNTAQKFPEDPWDQLWGAIEAVFKSWQTPRAKTYRKLHDIPDTWGTAVNVQAMVFGNMGETSATGVAFTRNPSTGEKALYGEFLINAQGEDVVAGLRTPNPLSGAVSHSMESQLPAAFQEFVDIANKLETHYRDMQDLEFTIENSRLWMLQTRTGKRTAQASLRIACELLDEGIISEKEALLRIDPGSLDQLLHPTLDPKATKKLLAKGLPASPGAASGPIVFTSESAEEYEIHHGKKPILVRVETSPEDIGGMVAAAGILTSRGGMTSHAAVVARGMGKCCVAGCSDILIDERQKTLIVKGHKFTEFDVITLDGSTGEVFMGSVQTVEPLLSEHFDRVMKMADGARRMSVRANADTPKDAKVARDFGASGIGLCRTEHMFFDPERIDVVRQMILSETTDERIEALEKLLPMQEADFYEIFKVMDGLPVTIRLLDPPLHEFLPQSEKEAMELAERLQVKPEVLRNKVQQLHEFNPMLGHRGCRLAVTFPEIYEMQVRAIARAAIRNVKEGRTLSPEIMIPLILSSKELQIIRELVDAQMTQEMNQSGVKFEYLVGTMIELPRAALVADKIAEFADFFSFGTNDLTQTTLGISRDDVGRFLNSYLEKGLFEKDPFSSIDQGGVGQLVEIGFKRGRQTKNQLKVGVCGEHGGDPASIAFFEKVGLDYVSCSPFRVPIARIAAARATLK
- the smc gene encoding chromosome segregation protein SMC — encoded protein: MRIKKLELIGFKSFKDRTVIQFDAGITGIVGPNGCGKSNIIDALIWVMGEQSAKHLRGSSMEDVIFGGAEGHPASGFAEVSLVLENEGGPFPAKYSHLTEVQITRRLSRSGESDYLINREAARLRDIQEVFMDTGAGAKGFSIIEQGAIGKIITAKPDDRRTLIEEAAGITKFKVRKRESQRKLQATDQNLVRLNDIVGELKRQIDSLQRQAKKAERYREVKQEIEKLELKLASEKFRELNAILNDSESILVESEDQEGQVKTQVESLAAKLEELKLSLLEREKNLETAQAIFHDFQLQVQKKESEIQRLGFEVEQAQRQEIMQDSLRSDLLKKQKDYEASKAQLYQTLSETTEILEGANARFDAIKLEVEEAESKTQELDDDLTTKRRELMTLGQGETQFKLQIENANEKIQELEQRLRDAAGVAGEIDQKLQVAQNRKNELITQNSTQVSSLAEVNVDREAKSSQKLDKELDIEQSERELTAMRSQLTEVAGKLYGLENLQQGFEGFEEGVKALLLWRRSEIEKHPDGGLSSFRPVTEIIEVPENLELAMEAALGTRIQSVITTDSADLKNAVGFLKNQQSGRGLFASKEWMSERGHTLAAQSDELWQKATAEDGDLSKGLRLVDSVKANQEYAPLIKSWLGRVVVVDTLEEALEGSKKHAEFTYVTFDGDVVEASGVVIGGAKEAADSGALKRKREVRELSLKKQELSAKAALIEEVIRKQKEELSTLSTEMEVLSDKKRKLEIEVEHGGREIERANIEIDQVTRAVERQAKEVTQLTEQVNSTQAKIADWQQRLAEILARKVELETHCQSLEVEYLSERDRLDELKDKSTNAQVEFVEKKERNDAAKRQLETVERDLSEVTERLGSMIEQSEKNRESATDHEIALRETRTLLHQLIDEAQAQQLRVSSLKNDFETLSSEIRSKDSELSQLRSSHSEWLTRLNDSKFKAEQARMNLANIREQILEKYVLELEQIEAQYCIDESETLDLLKEKLEELKDRARKMGEVNLSSITEYEEVSARYEFLIKQQQDLNDAKEQLRKVIDRINRICSRRFKETFEAVNERFQRVFPVLFGGGEAQLILIENEVSGEMGIDIIAKPPGKKPQSVTLLSGGEKALTAVSLIFSIFLVKPSPFCLLDEVDAPLDDANVYRFGDLVREMAKRSQIIVITHNKHTMEINEKLYGVTQEERGVSKMVSVSLQQAQEVIA